In the genome of Dermatophagoides farinae isolate YC_2012a chromosome 4, ASM2471394v1, whole genome shotgun sequence, the window tcgatcaatgattgttgataatttttgtctattttaaatttgatgatttcttcttttttttttgttttttttttaatttgttcgAAATATTACGAATGATCACGATTTCCACCAAAACTGAATTCATTGACATTAATGTTTTATCGTCGTCCTATTTCACGTCTTTCTAGGTCGGAATTGACAAGGCCACTTAATGCTCGTAGATCGATATCACGGCCGCGGCCACTACGGCTACCGCTATAATTTAGATTGACAAAATCACTATATGCATGTATGCATTTTGATTTATCAGAGatttaccagaaaaaaaagaacaaaaataattaattaccCAACATCAACATGGAAACTATCCGATGTTTGACGAAAGATTTGTGtagaattcattttcacttcaaaagataaaatcaatactaaaatgatgatggtcaacaTTGAAAGAATATTTAAATGTCAATCCATGATCTTATGGTATGATGGTCTGGGTATCACTTGGTCAActtcagaaacaaaaaacgattgGATCGATTGATATAAAGTTtctaaaaaaagaatgaataaattgataaaCTTGAATTCTTTGAATGAAACTGGAATTTCCCAAATATTTAaatattcacaaaaaaattgttttcctTTTAtctaaaaaatttcaatcaatttaaatttaacttgaaaatttcactttcatcaatttttattctcgccaatttttggtttgttttgttcatggTATTTATGATTGCAATCGAGTATTGAGCATCGAGtataatttttaaatatttgataattttatgacaacaacaacaatcatgaCACAAATGGTACGACGTTAATAACttcaatattgaaatgatgatgatgacagcgAGATGGCATCTGTCAATCAATCGCCattacataataatcaatcatttgatttgggtttttttgtcattcgtttttcatttcattagaATGTTTATCAGTAGTAGTATTGATTACAGAgtgattatattattattattattattcattgatgtaAAGGATTGAGAAAgtgtttgatttcaattctgtttttgttgtttttctagAGACGATTCTTCTCATTCAGATATCTTTGGGCACATCTTTTAAATCGTCCGGATCGATATCATAAAGATAATCAGGATTTGGTTTAGCCGATTTATCACGATTACTACGACCGAATACATCGACGTCGATTTTAGCTTTGCTATCACCAGGTTTTTTATCATAACCAAATTTTACTAGGCCAAGTACTGCACTTAGATCGATGAATTTACCTTCATTTCGATCATATTTCATCTGAAATATTGGTCtattcaattaatcaaacaaacaaaaacgattACTGGATgatatatcatcaaaataacaaatcaaaaacttACCCAATATCAATATCGAAACCTTTATCTGTTTTCTTATAAAGTTGACCATTGACCATGAATGGATTGATAGATGTTGCTACGATCAAGGtcaatgttaatgataaCATGATCATGCCagagtttttcatttttcaatgtttttcagGTTTCAAATAtgagaaaatcaaatcaaattgtcaatcaatcgaggtgtgtttgtgtaaaGTTGTCACTGTGTTCGTTTtctattgaatgatgataatgattagaccaaaaaaaaatagaaagaatcaatcaaatttagaaataaataaaacttgCAATCATcttaatataataaaatataattacATTTGCCTtcgtcattatcaacaacaacaacaacaaacgataaCCGGTCCAATCATCCGATAGATCTACGTAAGCGTATTtctcaccatcaccaccaccaccgtaAACAGGCATCAATGATCaagaccaccaccaccaccaccaccattactaTTATCgtgatcaacaaaatgattgaaagaGGATAAttttagaaataaaaaaaaaattaaattcaaattatacaattatttaaatatttatcaagtacaacaacaaggtaAAAGGCGTCATTATcctcatcatcgattgttgatgatgattcatgatATAGAGATTCGCAAACGTCATTCGAATAAATCACATGATTTTGAATggtttcaatgaataattcaatgaGCAATTCTAAagttgtaaatttttttctcgatttaattttaaaattttaaccaataaaaaaaattaatcaattaacaatttgattgattccactattcatcaacaattttttctttctctatttttttcattgttcctGTTGTACCAATaatggttgatgattttgatgattattagtataatgattattatggttatgataatttaaatttcctCTCTGtttaatttgatcaattacTTTTGCATAGATGGCGCATTGTGGCTCttgatcgtcatcattatcattatcattatcatcatcatcattgtcagcGAATGCACGACGACGATCGATTATTCGATTATGTTCGGgtttttgtttagtttgtACATTATCactcattgataatgaagacTGTTCtttcaaaattgtttcaattatcatcggTTTTGGTGGAAGTTGTGGACGATTTAATTTatctaatgataatgatgataattgtggtGAAGATGTCATTTGTGAAAGATTTAATTTCTGTCTTAATTTCATCGATATCCAATTCGGCACAATTCTAGGGTGGTATGTATGTTCCGGTTCATATACACGTATTCGATTCCTGATCAATGTAGAATATGCATCCAGTTGTTTAGGTTCCAAAATacgaacattattattatccgaTGATTGTAATAGATAAtcgttgtttgatttttccgATTCATTAACATTATTTGTTCgttcctgttgttgttgtggctgtTGATTATCGTCTTTATTCTCAATGATCAGTTcttgttttctttgttggTTCTGTTTTCGTTCATGAATTTCCTGAGCAATTTTTAACAATTCTGCTTCCAATTCATCTGTGTAATCCTCTTCATTATTCTGTTGCCTTGATAATGGAGCCAATGATTCATTGAGACGTTCCATTTCTTCCAATGTCTCATCCAATCGTTTTAGTACTTCACGTTCTTCActatcaatcattgatgatcgttgacttgttgttgatgatgttcgattattattcgatgaaCAATATGGACAGATACAACGATGTGCTGGAACGCGTTTAACGATTTGTGGTTCGGATTCCACATCGGGCAGTGATTCTAATCGTTTCGATTGGATAGACGCCGTTAATGGTTCATCAACTTCTGTAGGTTCTGACGGTTCTTTTTCCGGTGAATTCGAATTCATTTCCACCGTTTCAATCTGTTCGGtcacaatcatttttttctcaatttcatTTAGGATTTCTACCTTTTcggcttgttgttgttgtttctgttcTAGTggttttatcatttcaatatcAACGACAGCATATTCAGATACAGgcatttcaatatttgaatcTGATTGTTGTCCGGCATTTGCCACCACCGTTCCCGATGTGTTTTCATCAATAGTTACGACaacattttcttcatcttttgcctcttttccatcatcatttgtcgGCTGTTGATTGCTggatttatcattttcaacaatatttTGTCGTCGTATTATTTGTGCATATGTATGTGGTTCCTAATGAGATGATACGCTATAAGAATTTGGTAGTCGAAATTCGAAAGttacctgttgttgttgctcagTGATTTTCccatcatctttatcatcattaattatcaattttgttgaCACACCCGATACTATCGGATCAATCACCGTCTCGGAATTGTTGGCTGTTTCACTCGAATCCGGAGAAATTTCTTCGCTTTGGATTACTGATTTCTTCACGggagaatgaataaaaaataattaaatcaatattttttgtggaagcaaaaaaaacactcatCTTACCTGTATATCGgcttgttgatcattttcatttccgaATGAATGTTGTGGATCTTGACCATCACCATGTTCAGGTAATTGTGATTCGGATATAATACGAAATTTAGGCTGACCCGGTTCTAATGGTAAATCATTCTTATGATTCAAATCTTGTTCATtagaatgatcatcatctttaagAAAATCTGGTTTCGGTacaggtggtggtggcgacGATGCTGatgtttcttcttcattcactttttgttttcgttttgttttttcacatttcttCTTATCTTTATTATTCTCATCTTTAATATTGATCGAAGATTTTGATTTCCCACCATTATTGCTGGATTCCATGATAATGGATTCTGGATCCGAATGATCTGCTGATTTATTACATAGATTACAATGTAATAACCAAAGTGATATTCGAACCAATAAAATTAGCAAAAGAATTAATCCAAGTATGGCAAGGATTTCATTGAGATATAGCATAATTTTCGAAATTATGGAATCAATCGTATCCGATTCAAATATGGACATTTTTTGCACTCTTTTgcttataataataacggaTATATTTTGAAACGTGGGagtttaaaaaatcaatcactaaaattatcatggatcaatcatcatcatcatcatcgaaaggATGGGCATCATTTCGaacaatgaattgattcgatatgattatatttgaatgaagattttgatttcattttttctttccataatgattaaaattttgttttttttttgtttttcattatcgaagttgatgtaaaaatgaatgaaatttctttgttttgttcatccaTATCAgttattgatttttctttttctttttttttgatgatgatgatcatgatcatgataatttcaaatcgaatataataatagtcGTATTAAAAACGTTGATGATATACTACCACTCTACTCCAGTTATTGGAAAGAGGAATATATTGAAGATGATCTAGttgagttgttgttgttgttgaatgaattcaattcattcaacaatatgataataataataataatattttttcgagataaacaacaacaaaaatgatttatccGTCCAAATATATTTTAGTTTTCCGTTTCGGGTGGTTTATATATTTCTTGATTGATTTCGGCTATTTATGCTTTATATTCatcgttgttgctgttgttgttggtggtggtgaaattaacacacacacacacacacagcaaaATGAAACCAATGATTGGCGAtaacagcgaaaaaaattaaaatcaaagtaaaaaaaaaaaaattgtcacaaTCATTGAGGGAGTGGtgggttgaaaaaaaaagatatttgTTAcggaacaaagaaaaaaaacacccaAAATGTTTTGACGtcaaaccaaaacaaaaaaaaacgttgcCATATTTCAACGCCCAATTTTTCtagaataatcatcatcatcatgatggtcaatgggtgatgatgatgatccttgAATTCATCTCATCTGTCAATTTTTGTGTTCATgtgataagaattttttgttttcgaatgaatgaaataaatctcTTGCTGTCATagtatttcattcattcataaaaaaagtaTGACGTTGTTATATCGCTGTTGTTTATGGTTGTCGATTTGTATATGAAGCTAATTTTTCTATAATACATTCGTGTATGGGGGCCAAgattcatattattattgatcataatgTTTCGTCAATCACatcgataattttgaattcgattCTACACATCTGTAAatcaagcaacaacaacaatgctgatgatgattccactgatttttttatcgttgaatatttgtttgttgaagaTAGAATAGATTTctaaagaaaacaaaattcatcgaCCATATAAATCTTTCGTGGCCATTGGCTAGATAAATTCtagaggaaaaaaagaaatttaaatttaaattcaatttttttttgcgttcGGGAGAAATTTCAATACAAACAGTTAATGTTTGTTTcgacattttgtttttatacgATGAGTTTGTTGAAGATAGAATCAGATTTCTAAACTGATTTAATTCTTGTTATTTTCCTCCCGATATTGAGCCACTGGTCTATGGATAGCTCTTTGACAAAATAGACCAGATGGCTCACATATGAGCcggatcttttttttacaaaaattctaaaagaggaaaaaaagaaatttaaattttaaattcaatttttttttgcgttctgattttttttaaataatgtGAAGCAAACATGGAGCAAATTAATATTctataaaaatttcaacaactgACTTATGATATGTCTGTATTTGACATGACCTTGtctcaaaaacaacagagaCCAGTTGGCCCAGATGCATTCTTCTTCAAATGCACAAAGTATGAAACATTCGGAATAAAACTGAGTTAtagccaaacaaaaaaaggatttTGTGGCTCATATATGAGCCGCTGGTCTATTGTGGAAAATTTTATATGTGACGCTTGGTCGTGAATGGGTTAAGGATCCGAACACgcttgaattgattttttttcaattttttttattttatttatttttcttttcatagttttcatcatcatcattaatgttgAATATGATTGAATATACTCGATTCCGAAACattatccaacaacaacagggattattatcattattatggataatcgaatttaaataatagaaaaaatgaacaaattttcatgTTATTTGACAATCAAGTTTTATGTGAACGCCATTAAAGgcgataaattttttttagcaataaatgaaattctcaAAGTTCGACGATGATACGTCATTTTGTAAATGTATTTTGCTTCctgtgcattttttttttctctattatTAGCCAAAAATGGATATGAAGTTCattatcgttgatgatgatgacgatgaccaTGGGCCATTCTGTCGATGATGGTATGGatctaatgaaaatttagaCTATAAATGACTGTTTAATTTAGTGCTTTTTCATACTTACTTTTCGGTATCATTTTCAGTAGCAGCGGGAGAAAGAAATTCATAATTAGACTTTAAGATTTTGTAGGAAGTCGTGTGTAggtggttgatgatgattttgtagattttaataatcatcacaattttattcaatgaaaaaacatttatatataagcatattaacaaacaaacatgaaaaacaacattgaatgacCATGACAAAAAACCAGCCACTCATGGTGTCATAGTGTTATAGTCAACTTGATGCAACAATCTCCCCTGTTTACTATGACACGTTAAAGATCACTAAGATACAATTTTTAAGAAATGAGtttagaaaacaaaaacaataccATTAAAGATTTGTATGACGACAGTAAATGACAAAGATGAGAGACAAACAAGGTGagcaaacaaatgaataagCAATATGCATCAGCCTTGATGTTCTAGAGACATTTCCGAGAATGATAATACgacgattgtttttttcgagaTTTACGATTAACTGCAATCCACTCACTATTTCCAAGATCATGACGATCAATACAATTGAAGGAATCAATACGATTCAATTCGCTATCACTAACGACAGATCGAATGaatgtagatgatgatgatgatgaagatgatgatggcaaatgATCAACACTTCTATTACGGTAAATACGATTTGATAAACACTTCGATGAtggtttttgatgattgacgaCACAACCTGACGATCGATAGTGATACTGTGATGGTGAACGACCAAAGAATAATTCATATGGGGAAGTATCGCCATCCTTCACCGAtatattattcaaatatatgGCGGCTCCCATAGTCTCAACCCAAAGATGGTGGGGCGTGTTGGTCGATT includes:
- the LOC124500487 gene encoding uncharacterized protein LOC124500487, translated to MKNSGMIMLSLTLTLIVATSINPFMVNGQLYKKTDKGFDIDIGPIFQMKYDRNEGKFIDLSAVLGLVKFGYDKKPGDSKAKIDVDVFGRSNRDKSAKPNPDYLYDIDPDDLKDVPKDI
- the LOC124500445 gene encoding uncharacterized protein LOC124500445 isoform X2; this translates as MSIFESDTIDSIISKIMLYLNEILAILGLILLLILLVRISLWLLHCNLCNKSADHSDPESIIMESSNNGGKSKSSINIKDENNKDKKKCEKTKRKQKVNEEETSASSPPPPVPKPDFLKDDDHSNEQDLNHKNDLPLEPGQPKFRIISESQLPEHGDGQDPQHSFGNENDQQADIQKSVIQSEEISPDSSETANNSETVIDPIVSGVSTKLIINDDKDDGKITEQQQQEPHTYAQIIRRQNIVENDKSSNQQPTNDDGKEAKDEENVVVTIDENTSGTVVANAGQQSDSNIEMPVSEYAVVDIEMIKPLEQKQQQQAEKVEILNEIEKKMIVTEQIETVEMNSNSPEKEPSEPTEVDEPLTASIQSKRLESLPDVESEPQIVKRVPAHRCICPYCSSNNNRTSSTTSQRSSMIDSEEREVLKRLDETLEEMERLNESLAPLSRQQNNEEDYTEQQQERTNNVNESEKSNNDYLLQSSDNNNVRILEPKQLDAYSTLIRNRIRVYEPEHTYHPRIVPNWISMKLRQKLNLSQMTSSPQLSSLSLDKLNRPQLPPKPMIIETILKEQSSLSMSDNVQTKQKPEHNRIIDRRRAFADNDDDDNDNDNDDDQEPQCAIYAKVIDQIKQRGNLNYHNHNNHYTNNHQNHQPLLVQQEQ
- the LOC124500445 gene encoding uncharacterized protein LOC124500445 isoform X1, producing the protein MSIFESDTIDSIISKIMLYLNEILAILGLILLLILLVRISLWLLHCNLCNKSADHSDPESIIMESSNNGGKSKSSINIKDENNKDKKKCEKTKRKQKVNEEETSASSPPPPVPKPDFLKDDDHSNEQDLNHKNDLPLEPGQPKFRIISESQLPEHGDGQDPQHSFGNENDQQADIQKSVIQSEEISPDSSETANNSETVIDPIVSGVSTKLIINDDKDDGKITEQQQQEPHTYAQIIRRQNIVENDKSSNQQPTNDDGKEAKDEENVVVTIDENTSGTVVANAGQQSDSNIEMPVSEYAVVDIEMIKPLEQKQQQQAEKVEILNEIEKKMIVTEQIETVEMNSNSPEKEPSEPTEVDEPLTASIQSKRLESLPDVESEPQIVKRVPAHRCICPYCSSNNNRTSSTTSQRSSMIDSEEREVLKRLDETLEEMERLNESLAPLSRQQNNEEDYTDELEAELLKIAQEIHERKQNQQRKQELIIENKDDNQQPQQQQERTNNVNESEKSNNDYLLQSSDNNNVRILEPKQLDAYSTLIRNRIRVYEPEHTYHPRIVPNWISMKLRQKLNLSQMTSSPQLSSLSLDKLNRPQLPPKPMIIETILKEQSSLSMSDNVQTKQKPEHNRIIDRRRAFADNDDDDNDNDNDDDQEPQCAIYAKVIDQIKQRGNLNYHNHNNHYTNNHQNHQPLLVQQEQ